One genomic window of Undibacterium cyanobacteriorum includes the following:
- a CDS encoding sensor histidine kinase: MLLDARTVISIITISTLLIALGLALVARGPLGNIRGVSHWAIATLVQAGGWIVSGILRGQVPELWSILVGNLCIVGALVMYHLILSDFLGHRGHRKYWLFGHTALGIGLIYFTLQKNDVAVRSVLISAFVAAITLASARLLRQRARHMPSSRFMYGLYLFSGGFMLVRAFNFAFIETAPVQNAFSGSAFKDISLVIFFLFSVLLSFGFVLLCNERYAQQHHRVEGELLEKTRLFERLASQVPGTIYQYQRFENGRTCFPFASVGIEKMYELRAEDLIEDASAVLQRIHPDDTEMVVASIRESAQTLKPWRAQYRVVLPEQGLRWRSGQAQPERLPDGSVLWHGYIYDITEQAMVEARHKKLEQEVLDSYHALEASEQRLRRLMNSSIIGILQGNATGVLIEANDVLLQMLGLERRAVENSEANWFEFGQIPELTRQINAIRSLDQAESVPPFETQLVRKDGLIIPVMFGVAKLAESENEWVGFVLDLREQKRIDHLKSEFISIVSHELRTPLTSIRGAMGLLESGVMGELPPKALHLIQIAHKNSQRLTSLVNDILDMEKLATGKMRLNMQELDLRQVIEHAIESNAPYAETYQVSYQLHTQLTQAIVLADSDRIMQVLANLLSNAAKFSNQHDVVDVRLKDEPEHYVIEVEDHGRGIPAEFHDRIFGKFAQATDSSTRQKEGAGLGLHISKSLIEKMQGEIGFYSEEKMKTVFWIRLPRLMLDV, translated from the coding sequence ATGCTTTTAGATGCCCGTACCGTCATTTCTATTATCACGATTAGCACCTTGCTGATTGCCTTGGGATTGGCCTTGGTTGCCCGTGGGCCGCTCGGGAATATTCGAGGTGTGTCCCACTGGGCTATTGCTACTCTCGTGCAGGCAGGTGGTTGGATTGTTTCTGGAATATTGCGCGGACAGGTACCTGAGCTGTGGTCCATCTTGGTCGGCAATCTATGTATTGTTGGCGCCCTTGTGATGTATCACCTGATCCTGTCCGACTTTTTGGGACATCGCGGCCATCGAAAGTATTGGCTGTTTGGTCATACTGCATTGGGCATAGGTTTAATTTATTTTACTTTGCAAAAAAATGATGTCGCAGTTCGATCTGTCTTGATATCTGCATTTGTTGCGGCAATCACTTTGGCGAGTGCCAGATTGTTGCGTCAACGAGCACGGCACATGCCGAGCAGCCGTTTCATGTACGGCCTGTATTTGTTCTCAGGTGGTTTCATGTTGGTTCGCGCCTTTAACTTCGCGTTTATTGAAACAGCACCTGTACAAAATGCATTTAGTGGGAGCGCATTCAAAGATATCTCGCTAGTGATCTTTTTCTTGTTCTCGGTACTGTTGTCGTTCGGTTTTGTGCTTCTTTGCAATGAACGTTATGCTCAACAGCATCACCGAGTTGAGGGAGAACTATTAGAGAAAACGCGCTTGTTTGAACGACTTGCGAGTCAAGTACCAGGTACTATTTACCAGTATCAGCGCTTTGAGAATGGACGTACTTGTTTTCCCTTTGCCAGCGTCGGTATTGAAAAGATGTACGAATTGCGCGCTGAGGATTTAATCGAAGATGCTTCAGCGGTGCTGCAAAGAATACATCCTGATGATACGGAAATGGTGGTGGCCTCGATTCGAGAGTCGGCGCAAACTTTAAAGCCTTGGCGCGCACAATATCGTGTTGTGTTACCTGAACAAGGATTGCGCTGGCGAAGTGGACAAGCTCAGCCAGAACGCTTACCAGATGGCAGCGTCCTTTGGCATGGATACATCTACGATATTACCGAGCAGGCTATGGTGGAGGCACGTCACAAGAAGTTGGAGCAAGAAGTCCTTGATAGTTATCATGCACTTGAAGCAAGCGAGCAGCGTCTACGAAGGCTTATGAATTCCAGCATCATCGGAATCTTGCAAGGCAATGCAACGGGCGTCTTGATTGAGGCCAATGATGTGTTGTTACAGATGCTCGGATTAGAGCGTAGGGCAGTCGAAAACTCAGAAGCGAATTGGTTTGAGTTTGGACAAATTCCTGAGTTGACGCGACAAATCAATGCGATTCGAAGTTTAGATCAAGCGGAATCTGTTCCGCCTTTTGAAACGCAGTTGGTGCGCAAAGATGGCCTGATCATTCCTGTCATGTTTGGGGTCGCGAAATTAGCCGAAAGCGAGAACGAATGGGTTGGTTTTGTTTTAGACCTCAGGGAACAAAAACGCATTGATCATTTGAAGTCAGAGTTCATTTCCATTGTTAGCCATGAGCTGCGCACGCCACTGACGTCGATTCGTGGTGCGATGGGCTTATTGGAATCAGGTGTGATGGGCGAACTACCACCGAAGGCTTTGCACTTGATCCAGATTGCCCACAAAAACAGCCAGCGATTAACTTCGCTGGTGAATGACATTTTGGATATGGAGAAGCTCGCCACAGGCAAAATGCGCTTGAATATGCAAGAACTGGATCTGCGTCAGGTGATCGAACATGCCATCGAATCAAATGCACCGTATGCTGAAACTTACCAGGTGAGTTATCAGCTTCACACTCAATTAACGCAGGCCATCGTGTTGGCCGATAGTGATAGGATTATGCAGGTACTGGCTAACCTCTTATCAAATGCGGCTAAATTTTCCAATCAACACGATGTGGTCGATGTGCGTTTGAAAGATGAGCCCGAACACTATGTGATTGAAGTCGAAGATCACGGGCGCGGTATACCTGCTGAATTTCATGACCGCATTTTTGGAAAATTTGCCCAAGCGACCGATTCCTCGACGCGCCAAAAAGAAGGTGCTGGACTAGGCTTACATATCTCCAAATCCTTGATCGAGAAAATGCAAGGCGAAATTGGATTCTACTCAGAAGAGAAAATGAAGACTGTCTTCTGGATACGATTACCAAGGCTCATGTTGGATGTGTAA
- a CDS encoding pyrophosphatase: MSKFAEDIAKFNGIYKLPVNAQPTLEVGVPAAERLLAFKDILIEEVHEIDEIITALKEGKEPLEALTMLADLLGDIQVYCASEMAKFGLPLDQVLSIIMQSNFSKLGADGLPIYDERGKVMKGPNYWKPEPKIRELLEGQQGLA; the protein is encoded by the coding sequence ATGAGTAAGTTTGCTGAAGATATCGCAAAATTTAATGGCATTTATAAGTTGCCTGTGAATGCACAGCCAACGCTAGAAGTGGGTGTGCCAGCCGCTGAGCGTCTGCTTGCCTTCAAAGATATTTTGATCGAAGAAGTACATGAAATCGATGAAATTATCACTGCGCTCAAAGAAGGAAAAGAACCGTTGGAAGCGCTGACCATGTTGGCCGATTTACTTGGCGATATTCAAGTTTATTGCGCGTCCGAGATGGCGAAGTTTGGCTTGCCTTTGGACCAGGTGCTATCAATCATCATGCAATCTAATTTCTCTAAGTTGGGTGCCGATGGCCTGCCTATCTATGACGAGCGTGGCAAGGTGATGAAGGGACCGAATTATTGGAAGCCCGAACCGAAGATTCGTGAGTTGCTTGAGGGGCAGCAAGGTTTGGCGTGA
- a CDS encoding zinc ribbon domain-containing protein YjdM, giving the protein MSNSIPACPVCGQENTYPDSENFVCADCGHEWPMQAAAEENDERIVKDSNGNVLQDGDAVVIIKDLKVKGSSTTLKQGTKVKSIRIVSGDHEVDCKTDAGSFMLKACYLRKA; this is encoded by the coding sequence ATGTCCAACTCTATTCCTGCCTGCCCAGTATGCGGCCAAGAAAATACTTATCCTGATTCCGAAAATTTCGTTTGCGCTGATTGTGGCCATGAATGGCCTATGCAAGCGGCGGCGGAAGAAAACGACGAACGTATCGTCAAAGACTCCAACGGCAATGTACTTCAGGACGGCGATGCGGTCGTCATCATTAAGGATCTCAAGGTGAAAGGATCTTCAACCACCTTAAAACAAGGTACCAAAGTCAAGAGCATCCGTATTGTGAGTGGTGACCATGAGGTGGATTGCAAGACCGATGCAGGTAGTTTCATGCTGAAAGCCTGCTATCTCAGAAAGGCCTAA
- a CDS encoding efflux RND transporter periplasmic adaptor subunit — MDQTNTATPITGAAMDKAVPKNTKQKFIRIGAYAVLASLVAVGIWSLLPKGMQVQSSDLRIQSVEQGTFLDEIAVRANAQPLNSVILDSVESGRVEEVFVQDGTMVKKGQLLFRLSNPQRNLDLLQRKGEHTQQISNMANLRVGFQAAATDHQRRLSSLEFELGQLKKKHERNKRLAEQGFISQAALEESQDALDRQQFAVNEEKQAQANEENVRKVALEQMETGINGLQAGLKLVTSNLEALAVRAPIDGKLTDFQLQVGESVATGKRLGRIDDPKVFKLVAPIDEFYLSRISPGYRGTARVGDNTYAVEVMNVFPQIKEGRFTAELKFIDKHPEKMNPGQSFDVNVTLGDPSPGLILPMGAYINDTGGTAVFVVSKDGKTAERRTIQLGHRSNRQVQVLSGLSAGEKVIVSSYVSYQSTQRLQINQK; from the coding sequence ATGGATCAAACAAACACCGCAACGCCGATCACTGGTGCCGCAATGGACAAAGCAGTACCCAAGAACACGAAGCAAAAGTTCATCCGAATAGGCGCTTACGCCGTACTGGCGAGCTTGGTTGCCGTGGGGATCTGGAGCTTACTACCGAAAGGTATGCAGGTTCAATCGAGCGACCTGCGCATTCAAAGTGTTGAACAAGGGACCTTCTTGGACGAGATTGCAGTGCGTGCCAATGCGCAGCCGCTCAACTCGGTGATCCTCGACTCCGTTGAATCCGGCCGCGTTGAGGAAGTATTTGTGCAAGATGGCACGATGGTTAAAAAGGGACAGCTTTTATTCCGTCTGTCCAACCCTCAACGTAATCTGGATCTCTTGCAGCGTAAAGGTGAGCACACGCAACAGATCTCGAATATGGCCAATCTGCGGGTCGGCTTTCAAGCGGCAGCGACAGATCATCAGCGTCGGCTTTCATCACTGGAGTTCGAGTTGGGGCAATTGAAGAAGAAGCATGAGCGTAACAAGCGCTTAGCTGAGCAAGGTTTCATTTCGCAAGCCGCATTGGAAGAATCACAGGATGCACTTGATCGCCAACAATTCGCTGTCAATGAAGAGAAGCAGGCGCAAGCCAATGAAGAGAACGTTCGTAAAGTCGCCTTGGAACAGATGGAGACCGGTATCAATGGTTTGCAAGCAGGCCTGAAGTTGGTGACTTCAAACCTGGAGGCACTCGCGGTGCGGGCTCCGATTGACGGCAAACTGACGGATTTTCAGTTGCAAGTTGGCGAATCGGTGGCAACCGGCAAGCGACTTGGTCGCATTGACGATCCCAAAGTCTTCAAGTTGGTCGCCCCGATTGATGAATTTTATTTGAGTCGAATTTCTCCCGGATATCGCGGTACCGCGCGTGTTGGTGATAACACATACGCCGTCGAAGTGATGAATGTGTTTCCGCAAATTAAAGAGGGGCGCTTTACGGCGGAGTTGAAGTTCATCGATAAGCATCCAGAGAAAATGAATCCTGGTCAAAGTTTCGACGTCAACGTCACGCTCGGTGATCCGAGTCCAGGTTTGATATTGCCGATGGGCGCCTATATCAACGATACCGGTGGAACAGCCGTATTTGTCGTGAGCAAAGACGGCAAGACTGCTGAACGTCGCACCATTCAATTAGGGCATCGCAGTAATCGCCAAGTACAAGTCTTGAGTGGCTTGAGTGCCGGCGAGAAGGTGATCGTCTCAAGTTATGTGAGCTATCAATCCACGCAACGCCTACAAATCAATCAAAAGTAA
- a CDS encoding ABC transporter ATP-binding protein, producing the protein MIKLIGVSKTHITGEVQTTALDQINLEIESGEYVAITGPSGCGKSTLLGLIGLLDVPNQGEYWFDGKNVAGYSEAQLNQLRRGRIGFIFQSFNLIEELSVFENVELALEYTDTPSKDRKERVAAMLNKLGLSHRANHRPSQLSGGQQQRVAIARALVANPAILLADEPTGNLDTAHGDEVMRLLRQINAEGTTVVMVTHSPAHAAQASRTLHLLDGRIVVDALRAA; encoded by the coding sequence ATGATCAAACTTATCGGAGTGAGTAAAACCCATATTACAGGTGAAGTCCAAACGACCGCCCTGGATCAAATTAATTTAGAAATTGAATCGGGAGAATATGTGGCCATCACGGGGCCTTCTGGCTGTGGTAAGTCCACCTTATTAGGTTTGATTGGTTTGCTTGATGTTCCCAATCAAGGGGAGTACTGGTTTGATGGAAAGAATGTGGCTGGCTATAGCGAAGCTCAACTCAATCAACTTCGTCGAGGACGCATAGGCTTCATTTTTCAAAGCTTCAATTTGATTGAAGAATTGTCGGTTTTTGAGAACGTTGAGCTAGCGCTGGAATACACCGATACACCAAGCAAGGATCGTAAAGAGCGCGTCGCCGCCATGCTCAACAAATTAGGATTGAGCCATCGTGCGAATCACAGACCGTCGCAGCTTTCCGGTGGTCAGCAACAAAGGGTGGCGATTGCACGCGCACTGGTTGCCAATCCGGCGATTCTATTAGCGGATGAACCGACTGGTAATTTGGATACGGCACATGGTGATGAAGTAATGCGATTGCTGCGTCAAATTAATGCAGAAGGCACGACCGTGGTGATGGTGACACACTCACCAGCCCATGCCGCACAAGCGTCTCGCACACTACATTTGTTGGATGGTCGTATTGTGGTCGACGCTTTGCGCGCGGCTTAA
- a CDS encoding YfeK family protein — MKKIGLLLAMSLFFCLPSFAVEMPPQSKTEVDGLLKRLAGSGCQFNRNGSWYSAQEAKEHLAKKFDYVLEKKMVASAEQFIEVAASKSSMSGKPYQVKCGDAPAQNSAEWLLASLRDMRAKK, encoded by the coding sequence ATGAAGAAAATCGGATTGTTGTTGGCGATGAGTTTGTTTTTTTGCTTGCCATCTTTTGCCGTTGAGATGCCTCCGCAGAGTAAGACTGAAGTCGATGGTTTATTGAAACGATTAGCAGGCTCTGGGTGTCAGTTCAATCGTAACGGAAGTTGGTATTCAGCCCAAGAAGCCAAAGAACATCTGGCCAAGAAGTTTGATTATGTTCTCGAGAAAAAGATGGTGGCGAGCGCAGAGCAATTTATCGAAGTAGCCGCGTCAAAAAGCAGTATGAGCGGCAAACCCTATCAGGTTAAATGCGGCGATGCTCCTGCACAGAACAGCGCAGAATGGTTATTAGCCAGTCTGCGCGATATGCGGGCAAAAAAATAG
- a CDS encoding GNAT family N-acetyltransferase, whose product MKLLTSRLECRPVSLDDASFLFELYADQRTSALSPLAPVRTLDEMRTKIEHWVQHWNQHGFGPWIICDRDQQKILGLGGFTLRDFEGQICPNLWYRFSPETWGKGYASEFAMACFLSFKENHPKLVVHALVQEDHHASRRILEKLGLQLRGMIMNETTSSAEAASYSLHFSDADENRATLPGKQSAFAETACMVRAMRVSDFAAVVKIQASCYGQQLQEDLSSLQAKWRASPHTCFVAQRDDEPIAYVFSIPVAQYDLPAWNAETCEISPMADRLYLHDMAVDPNARGSGVSTALLLKILSCAQQMKFESVQLVAVQDSTQYWCKHGFKTIDVGGAFQKKLASYGEDARFLVKTLGPS is encoded by the coding sequence ATGAAGCTGTTGACCTCGCGCCTAGAATGCCGCCCTGTCTCGCTGGACGATGCGAGTTTTTTATTTGAGTTATATGCAGATCAGCGAACCTCGGCTTTGAGCCCGCTTGCGCCCGTTCGAACGCTCGATGAGATGCGCACGAAAATCGAGCACTGGGTGCAGCATTGGAACCAGCATGGCTTCGGGCCTTGGATCATTTGTGATCGTGATCAGCAGAAAATACTGGGCCTTGGCGGTTTCACTCTGAGAGATTTTGAGGGACAAATTTGTCCTAATCTTTGGTATCGTTTTTCGCCCGAAACCTGGGGAAAAGGATACGCATCCGAATTTGCGATGGCCTGTTTTTTATCGTTTAAAGAAAACCATCCCAAGCTTGTGGTGCACGCCTTGGTGCAAGAGGATCACCATGCTTCTCGACGTATTCTGGAGAAACTGGGTTTGCAGTTGCGTGGGATGATAATGAACGAAACGACAAGCTCGGCGGAGGCGGCTTCGTACAGTCTGCATTTTAGTGACGCTGATGAGAATCGTGCCACCCTGCCGGGAAAGCAAAGCGCATTCGCCGAAACAGCTTGTATGGTTAGGGCGATGCGTGTAAGTGACTTCGCTGCGGTGGTAAAAATACAAGCATCTTGTTATGGTCAACAACTGCAAGAGGACCTTAGTTCGCTTCAAGCGAAGTGGCGAGCGAGCCCGCACACCTGCTTCGTGGCGCAGAGGGATGATGAGCCGATCGCTTATGTGTTTTCGATTCCTGTAGCGCAGTATGATCTGCCTGCTTGGAATGCTGAGACCTGTGAAATTTCTCCGATGGCAGATCGCTTGTACTTGCATGATATGGCTGTAGACCCCAACGCGCGAGGCAGTGGTGTGAGCACCGCCTTATTGCTCAAAATTTTGAGCTGCGCACAGCAGATGAAATTTGAAAGTGTGCAACTCGTGGCCGTGCAAGATTCCACCCAATATTGGTGTAAGCATGGTTTTAAGACGATCGATGTGGGTGGGGCTTTTCAAAAAAAACTTGCGAGCTACGGCGAAGATGCGCGCTTCTTGGTCAAGACGTTAGGCCCAAGCTGA
- a CDS encoding glucose 1-dehydrogenase: MSRLNNKVALITGAARGIGAAIARAFIEQDAIVVLTDIDDDVGQAQTHALGDRALYFHLDVRREEHWARVTAEIESRFGRLDVLVNNAGITGFENGLCAHDPEHASLSDWRAVHETNLDGCFLGCRAAIRAMRPQAKGSIINISSRSGLVGIPGAAAYASSKAAIRNHTKSVALYCAEQGLAIRCNSIHPAAILTPMWEPLLGSGVEREARMREFVKDCPLQRFGAPDEVAALAVLLASDEATYITGSEMNIDGGMLAGASQKPSPPRES, from the coding sequence ATGTCGAGACTAAACAATAAAGTCGCCCTTATCACGGGCGCGGCACGTGGCATAGGCGCAGCGATTGCGCGTGCCTTCATCGAGCAAGATGCGATCGTTGTTCTTACTGATATTGACGATGATGTAGGGCAAGCGCAAACGCATGCGCTTGGAGATAGAGCACTGTATTTTCATCTTGATGTACGCAGGGAAGAGCATTGGGCGAGAGTGACTGCTGAGATTGAATCGCGCTTCGGTCGTCTTGATGTACTCGTGAATAATGCGGGCATTACCGGTTTCGAAAATGGTCTGTGCGCACATGATCCTGAGCATGCTTCATTGAGCGATTGGCGCGCTGTGCACGAAACCAATCTCGACGGCTGTTTCTTGGGATGTCGCGCGGCGATTCGTGCTATGCGACCGCAAGCTAAGGGCTCGATTATTAACATTTCTTCGCGCTCTGGCTTGGTCGGCATTCCTGGTGCTGCCGCATATGCATCGTCGAAGGCTGCCATCAGAAATCATACGAAGTCGGTGGCTCTGTATTGTGCCGAACAAGGTTTGGCGATTCGCTGCAATTCCATTCATCCTGCCGCGATTCTGACCCCGATGTGGGAACCCTTGCTCGGGAGCGGTGTGGAACGTGAAGCGCGTATGCGCGAATTCGTGAAAGATTGTCCATTGCAGCGTTTCGGTGCGCCAGACGAGGTGGCAGCCTTGGCTGTTTTGTTAGCTTCAGATGAGGCTACTTATATCACCGGCAGTGAAATGAATATCGACGGCGGCATGCTTGCGGGAGCCTCGCAAAAGCCTAGCCCGCCGCGTGAAAGCTAG
- a CDS encoding pre-peptidase C-terminal domain-containing protein produces MKENYLHHKAQGIRNRSLMVLMALAGISSVAQAQSIASTPKQIGTVDAVINSLSNQQSINPMARSVANTNGLETIVSHVHNKDGQVSITGRAADSNNSTFFLKGTNKSLRGYMIKHDSKRAFEYSTDANGIVSMVEVPISKVVPDYDAKWISATNAATATITSAIHPVYSAFAQRQAPHIGPYNNEDVTKLESKPGSPWVFYLNTTAVMSGSTPLNGVTKENMYRAWQVVASQYSMYNINITTNAAVYNAAKSANILRTGVINFVNQDGRSFAPLSSFGTTSAGTLYRNPSSGFDYGYGIGMTAAHEVGHQMGMSHDHGGTGGEYFEGIAAYQWGPIMGNYWMGANWGASLWTWSKGEYNTATNFEDDLRIMNVNESVPYVTDDNASGKALVINNTGVIGPKDNFGQIEKTGDTDAFTFTVTGNGKLDLKIDPIEYFGMLDVDAKIYNSANTVVASSNKSVNRSAEFVALNLPAGNYRLVITGGAEGTPKNGFSNYSSLGYYAMSGTLVGATPPVEVVLTSGVGLANQSGAAGSWNYYAIDVPTGKTSVVFSINGSNGDADLFSQLTTKPTTTAYKCKSDGSTSVETCTVNAPSAGRYYLGVYGYSAYTGLTVKATVN; encoded by the coding sequence ATGAAAGAAAACTATTTGCATCACAAAGCACAGGGCATTCGTAACAGGAGTTTGATGGTACTCATGGCCCTAGCGGGAATTTCCAGCGTGGCACAAGCACAAAGCATTGCCAGCACACCCAAACAGATCGGCACCGTCGACGCAGTGATCAACAGCTTAAGCAATCAGCAGTCCATCAATCCGATGGCTCGCTCAGTGGCCAATACAAATGGCCTAGAAACTATCGTCAGCCACGTCCATAACAAAGATGGGCAAGTTTCGATTACTGGTCGTGCCGCAGACAGCAATAATTCGACTTTCTTCCTCAAAGGAACAAATAAATCTTTGCGCGGCTACATGATCAAACACGATAGCAAACGTGCATTCGAATACAGCACCGATGCGAACGGCATCGTGTCCATGGTGGAGGTGCCCATTTCAAAAGTCGTTCCTGACTATGATGCGAAATGGATCAGCGCGACCAATGCCGCAACTGCCACCATCACCAGTGCGATTCACCCAGTGTATAGCGCCTTTGCACAACGTCAGGCACCCCACATCGGCCCATACAACAATGAAGATGTGACTAAGCTCGAAAGCAAACCTGGTAGTCCATGGGTTTTCTATTTGAACACCACTGCTGTCATGAGTGGTTCCACACCACTCAACGGCGTCACCAAAGAAAACATGTATCGCGCCTGGCAAGTGGTGGCGAGTCAGTACTCGATGTACAACATCAATATTACGACCAACGCTGCAGTCTACAATGCAGCGAAATCGGCCAACATCTTGCGCACGGGCGTGATTAATTTCGTCAATCAAGATGGGCGCTCCTTCGCGCCACTATCGTCTTTCGGCACAACATCAGCAGGCACGCTGTACCGCAACCCCTCCTCAGGTTTTGACTACGGCTACGGTATCGGTATGACCGCAGCACATGAGGTCGGCCACCAGATGGGCATGTCGCATGACCATGGCGGCACGGGCGGCGAATATTTCGAAGGTATCGCGGCTTATCAATGGGGGCCTATCATGGGTAACTATTGGATGGGTGCCAATTGGGGAGCAAGCCTCTGGACATGGAGCAAAGGCGAGTACAACACCGCGACCAATTTCGAAGACGATCTACGGATCATGAACGTCAACGAGAGTGTCCCTTACGTGACCGATGACAACGCGAGTGGAAAAGCCCTCGTGATCAACAATACGGGTGTGATTGGTCCTAAAGATAACTTCGGCCAAATCGAAAAAACCGGTGATACCGACGCCTTCACTTTCACAGTCACAGGCAATGGCAAACTGGATCTCAAAATTGACCCGATCGAATATTTCGGTATGCTCGATGTCGATGCGAAAATCTATAACTCCGCCAACACGGTGGTGGCGAGTAGTAATAAGTCCGTCAACCGCTCGGCCGAATTCGTGGCCTTGAATCTGCCAGCGGGCAACTACCGTTTGGTGATCACGGGTGGTGCAGAAGGCACGCCTAAAAACGGGTTCTCTAACTACTCATCTTTAGGTTATTACGCCATGAGCGGGACATTAGTTGGCGCGACACCTCCAGTTGAAGTGGTACTCACGAGCGGTGTCGGCCTGGCCAATCAAAGTGGCGCAGCGGGTAGTTGGAACTACTACGCCATTGATGTGCCGACTGGCAAAACCAGTGTTGTGTTCTCGATCAATGGCAGCAATGGCGACGCGGATCTGTTCTCCCAACTCACCACGAAACCTACAACCACGGCCTATAAGTGCAAATCCGACGGTTCCACCTCCGTAGAAACTTGCACAGTAAACGCACCTAGCGCCGGTCGCTACTATCTCGGCGTATATGGCTACAGCGCTTACACCGGTCTTACTGTGAAGGCGACTGTGAACTAA